From the genome of Trypanosoma brucei brucei TREU927 chromosome 11 chr11_scaffold01 genomic scaffold, whole genome shotgun sequence:
AGCacgtctctctctctctcactcAACAACAGTTGgacattcattttttctctatGTGTTTTgcgctcaaaaaaaaaactctatGTGCGCGCATGGGTTTCACCCGCCGCAAAATCCATCGTCGCTCCAGCAACAAGCATATGGGTGGGTGAGCATTTAAGCTCCACAGTGGTGCAGCATGcccaaaaaattaaaaaaaaaacgacgagAATGTTTTTAACCTAATGGAGAAATGTGCAGTAGAAACTAGACTCATATCATCGAACCAACATTCTGATGAAGCTTCACACACGACACAAAcccgtattttcttttacggTGTCGGTCCGCATGTGGCACTCGTTGTTGTAGCGGTGATGCagctcctccgcctttttatGAACCTCCTCCAGAGACTCGTCAGCAGTCGTGTTCAAATTCCCCAGCACATAATACAGCGCCGGATCAATCATAAAGGCTTCAGAAGAAATTTTACCGCTTCCGAAGCTGCGGCAGTAGCGGTGGAATGCAAGAGATGTATAAAACCCTTTGGTACTGGGACACAACACCGCACTCTCAGAGTTGTCCCTCCTTGAATGTTCTGGTTGGCAACGTAAATCGACCCTAGTGGAATCCCCACGACCGGAAAACATAAATTCCCGCACCCGCTGCCACTCATGTTGGCGCTCACATCGCTCATTCCATGCCGTAACCCCGCGAAGGGTACCGCTACGAGTTAGATTCGCCACAAGGTTCATTTTCCAACTTTTAGAAGCAGCCGCTGCAGAGACTGCGTCGGGTACATTACCGCTCGGAACTACGGCGTCATATCGCCTGGGCACGCTGTCAAACCCCACCAATGATCTATCATCTCCaatatcctcctcttttcccgCAAGGCTGCGGGTGGCCCGGCTGCGACGACGCGAAACCGATTTTCCCGATGCGCTGGACTGCAACCGTCGCAGTGCCCCAAGTCTGGTAGGGGCACGCTCCAAAGCTATGCGACTCTCCCATTCATCATCTGTTGCCCTCAAAAGCGCCTCCGTCCCAACGTCTTCCACATTAGTTAACCGCGCCAGCCTCTGAATCACAGCAGTTTTGCCATAACCAGACAATGGACTCACAGCGGGCTCATGATTATATGAGTGTGTGGAATCGTGCGCACGctcatgttgttgctgccgaTGCCTGCGCAGCAATTGCATGGCAAGCGAGCTCGCCTCCCCACACATGCCGCCACTCAGTGAAACAGCGGATTGCATTGATGACAATTGTGAAGGGCCCTCGGTAACGGTGGTATTGGCCCAATGGCGACGCAGTACCCGACGGTAAACACAGCAGGTGCGtctcatcaaaaaaaaaaaatagtgaggGGAGTCTGTTGATGGAGAgaagagcaaaaacaaacaagaaaaaaaggtaacagaaataaaagtaaCAGGAAAATCGACTGACAGAGAGCATCAGAGTAACCTGCAGACGAAAACGCGGGAAGACCGCTGCACGTGGTAGCAGAGAAGGGGGCGCGATCTTTACTCCCGACATGAACTGAAAGAACCTTCGTATCTGTGCCTGCATGAACCCGTTGCAATAAAATGATGCATACAGACACAGTTCGTGGATGCGACGTGTGCCTTCACGTACGGGGGAGAACCCATTTCCCAAAGCTTACTGCCTTCCCGTTGCATCACCACGACGGTGGCCTCCCCATTGTTGGGGTTTCTGCTTCTTGGGGCAGTCACGGACCTCATGCCCCTCTTCTCCACAGAAAAAGCAGCACTTCCGCGCGGCACGTCCATCGCTCTGGAAGTACAACTGTTCTCCAGGTTCCTGGAGAGCCATCAGCAACCGCCGGAGCAAACCACTTTGCATACCCGGACAGTTAGGTGACAGATGCCCCGGATCAAAGCAACGGTAACATGTGGCATTTTTGTTGAAAGATGGATCGTCTGCCCGCTCGATCAGCATCCGCTGCCGCAGCCGCTCACTAACGTCATTACGGTTGTAAAGCTGCTGTACGGGGTGGCCCAAAGCACACTTCGGCCCCAACGGACAAAATCCTGTGAGGTAAAAGACACACGGTGGGCGGAAGACGTGCCGCAGCCGGCACTTGGGACCTAATGGACAAAAACCTCGGCGGTAAGCGGCGCATTCCGGCTGCCGCTCCACCTGCACGACGTGCTGGAATGGACACTCCGGATTGGAACATTCACCGAGACGCTGATAAAAGGCACATGCAGGGACATAACGATCGTCGTATTCATGCAAATATACACAATTTTCACCGTTCACGCAGGCGCCGCGAAGCCAATGCTTGCAGACCTCCAAACGCATGGACTTAAATTGGGAGAGAACATGCCGCTCAGGGCACGCCGCACCGTTTCGACACTTGCCATGTTGGAACGGCTGACAAATTTCAGACCGCTTCGCCGTAGCGGGGGCCTCGACTGGAAGGGTATCCTCGAAGGCAAGTGACGTGTGGGCAGCGTTGTCAGTAAACATGACGAACCACCGTAACTGAATAAGGGTGATGCAGGGGATAATCAAGTGGTACCCCCTCCTGCTGCTTCCACCCTTTACCCTCTGCTACAAACTACTACTTTCGCTCAggtggaaaagaggaaagggttgaaggaagaaacaatgcACAGTCCACGCGCACTGTCCACTCAACAGCAACCACATGCGAAAGAGATGGAGAAATAAGCAACAGCGAGTTTAGAGGTGGGAATGTGAGAAATTAACGGAGGTTGTTCGAGCCTCCGCTGCGCAACTCTTTGCAGTTCCAGAGAAGTGAGTTCACAAACAGCGGCCAGCCGTGGTAGCGGGCAAACAGGAAgcgaattaaaaaaagagcgaaAAAGCCAGATAATAGCAGAAGCACCCTCTACAACCACTTAAACGATGCCGGAAGCACACAACCGAACTCCACAAGCCCTCTGTTCTTTTTAAGAATGCACGACGATAAAAATCATTCCCTTACAGTCGGTTTAGTGGGTTGATCAAACGCTGCCGGAGCACTGCAAAGGAAATAGCGGCAGAAAAATTCCTCCAGCTCCAAATCCGCAAGAGCATCGGCACCGTCCTTAACCCCACCGGATGAATCCCCGCAAGGGACTT
Proteins encoded in this window:
- a CDS encoding cleavage and polyadenylation specificity factor 30 kDa subunit (identical to GB:AAO92322.1: cleavage and polyadenylation specificity factor 30 kDa subunit {Trypanosoma brucei rhodesiense}; similar to Cleavage and polyadenylation specificity factor, 30 kDa subunit (CPSF30 kDa subunit) (NS1 effector domain-binding p), which produces MFTDNAAHTSLAFEDTLPVEAPATAKRSEICQPFQHGKCRNGAACPERHVLSQFKSMRLEVCKHWLRGACVNGENCVYLHEYDDRYVPACAFYQRLGECSNPECPFQHVVQVERQPECAAYRRGFCPLGPKCRLRHVFRPPCVFYLTGFCPLGPKCALGHPVQQLYNRNDVSERLRQRMLIERADDPSFNKNATCYRCFDPGHLSPNCPGMQSGLLRRLLMALQEPGEQLYFQSDGRAARKCCFFCGEEGHEVRDCPKKQKPQQWGGHRRGDATGRQ